tgcaaattaatcattctggctataataatggtccaatcggatcccaatttgtgatctgatagatatggtcattccctacggaatggcgttttcagttttcttttatcttcaaaattgtcaaTTTGGCaggtttccgcccttttgcggaggcggaagggggcgtggctcatttttgaaatacactggtttcagtgtgtgcatacagccgacaaacaagacggacagacggacggacggacagacagacatggctcaatcgactcggctattgatgctgatcaagaatatatatactttatggggtcggaaacgtttccttctgtgcgttacatacattcactttgtgcacaaatacaatataccctatttactcttcgagtaccgggtataatgattAGCCTCTGTGGATTGCATTAAGGTCAACATCTTAGATCCAGAAGCACGTCAAATGACAGTTTCTAACACGGTTTCCTGCAATGATTGCACAGATTGAGCAAAAGTTACTTGATCagaatttatattattttctatttacatTTTCGAACTATGCGATTTTAGTTGGTCATGGGAAATACCTCAGAAAGCATTAGTTTTCCGGAACATAAACCTAAAAATTTCATAGCTTCAGCATGAATAAACGAATGTATGATGTGAGCGACCCTAGTGACCAGGTGCTGCACGCAACAAAATTAGCGCAGAACGGGCCGAGGAGGCATGTGCGAGGCCTGGAGGAGCTTGATGGCTGGGTTCGCTCGCAGGCCTACAATGACACGATCGCCtacatcagcagcaccagcatggCCATACAGGGAATCAAATTGAACAGCGATTACCCAGTCTCAAAGCAGATACTAAGACTGTGTGACATTTTCGATGGCTTGGAGATGCTCCTAGCCGAGAGCACACCCAAGTTTAACAGCTCCGATACATTGCTGGAGTCCCAGCAGACCTCCGCCAGGGCCTACCGCACCTGGACACGCCATATGCAGCAGTTTGTCTTCTCGATACTCGACGAGGCATTGCAGCCAGAGTGCAAGCACATCAACGAACTGGGACAGTACTTGCGGCGCTCCTTTGGCTGCTCGAGCAACCTCGAGTTTGGCCCCGCCAACGAACTAATGTTCCTGTTCTTCCTTTGCAGCCTGTTCAGGGCCGGCATACTGGTTGCTGAGGATACTGTGGCCGCGGCCTTGCTACTGTTCCACCGCTACATTCGCTTGGTTCGCCGACTGATCCTGACCTACTCGTTATCGCTGACAAAGAACTCAAGGAGCTCGATGGACGACTACTACGTGATGCCCTATATTTGGGGAGCAGCTCAGCTTTCACTGGATGCGCCATTCTCACCGATGCAGAGCGAGCTTCCGCTGACCCTAGAGACCCATGGGCAGGACTACATGTTGCTGGAGATAATCGATCATCTGCAGAAGACGAGAGGGTTCCAGCTCAACCACAGCGCCTTCCAGTTGTGGTGCATTCTGTCGGCACCCACTTGGCCGCAGGTCTATGGGGGAATCGAGCGCTCTTACGTGTCAAACGTGCTCGCCTCATTCGAAACAGTTGAGAACGCGATATTTTGTGAACTTATGTCCTTCAAAAGTGTGCCGGCGTTTACAATGGAGCAGCGTACCTATCTGGGCAGGCGATTCTCTGAAGATCGCAAGAGTTCGATGCGTAGTCAGGGAGAGATGCCCGTAGCAGTCCACAAATGTGTGAGCCAACAGCCCAGCTTGTTCTTTGGCTTTCACGAAAAGAAGTCCACTGATGAGGAGAGCGATGATGAAGAGCACAATCCGTTATGGATAGTCCAGCGCCGCAATACACTAGAAGACAACTCGGATACAAGTACAGCCGTTTACTTTAGAGATGCAAAGACTATTAAGGATGATCTGCCGCCGCCATCGTCCTCCGAACAATCGTCCTAACACCGCTAACCTTCACGCTAAATGAAAGAACAATCATTGATataatttttggttatttgttAGAAATCTGCTCTAACTATATCCCGCGAATCTATTTCCCAGGAGAGCAGTTCTAAATTTCTTTTTCTCCCACTCACATTTACCTGCAGTTTGCAaccataaaattcaattatgtttGGTTCATAACTTCACATTTATTCCTATTATGTTTAATGCACTTTGACCTGTTCTCTGCGAGAGCTGCATATCTTCTGCCTCTCAACTGCTATTGTTCCATAAATCAAGGCAAACTCCACGCATATAAACAGTGCAAAGTGTGCGTAACGAGCGTTTCAATTTAAGAGGAGCTTGAGgactttcgtttttctttttggtttcctcattttttttctgtgtctgcGATGAGTGTGTGAGGCACAggcaacaaattcaatttttcattttgagAGCAGTCAGATTGCCGGCACTCGGTCGCTCCCTGGCCGCTCGGCTGCCCGGCCGCTCTGGGCGCCATTCCAACAGTTTGGAAACACTAAAGTTGAATTAcaattgcagttttttttctcctgctctcccagttttgcgttttgtttgcttcatttCTGCCGTCGACTTGGTGTTAAGAGATTTTTATGTGCCTACGTATTTGAAATGCTAAAATGATGCATGGCACCCGGGCCAACtcttttctgttatttttgtgtggagCGCACGGGCGGTCGGGCATGTGTGCGGTGGTATGGTATGGAGAGTGCTATAAAATGTCCATTAAGCTTTTCGTGGAAACCTGCTGAAATGCACTTTTCGCATTCTAAACTGCCAACAGGTTCACTTGACGATGGCTAAATGGAATGGAGTTGGTCTGAAGAGCTGCTCGCGGCCACTTGAACATTTGCTGGGCCGAGAGAAAGTAGACTTTATGGGGGAATGAATGAGGAAAGCTCCACTCAAAACAATTGAGTAAATTCTGTGTACACTTTCTCCTCCCCACCTTTCGTTTCCTGGTAAATGTTCCCGTCACGCTTTTGCCCGCTGGCTAAtaaaaatctatttatttCGCTCTTGTAAATCACAATTATGCTGTCATCTATTAGTTATTAATATGGCTTTTCCCATGGTCATTTatcacacatatgtatacacttTCACTATATACACTTGCATTCCCCTCGAAGATTAATGATTGGCAAAGTATCCCCATAATCAAGTGATTTAGGTTTGTTCTTCCACTTCTTCTGCTACTCCTACTTCAGCTTTTGGCGATTTCTTTGTGAGTGGGCGTTCCCTGATATTTGGGGAAAGTAGAAAGCTTAGGGGAGTGCCCTCaagcagacacaaaaacatCTTGATTTGtcaatgttttatttattgcccaTTGTGTGTAATTAGAGCAGGCGTTTTATCGTTGATCCATGTTGTCCTCGATTCGGTATGGTCCTACGAGTATATTGGGGCCAATGGCAAtttgttatgtgtgtgtgtgtgtgcgcctcgGGTGAAGTTAATTTGGGTTAcaatctttttgttttgctctgtggcagacatataaatgtatataagAACGTTTTGTTTACAtctttatgttgaatattatcAGAGATCGTTGGACATGATGGAGGGGTTGATAAACTTTCTGGGAAATTTTAGGGAGTGGTATAGGACTGTGGAAAAGGCAATCTGAGATTAGTCAGAAAGAATAATACGCTCAAaaattattcataaatattccttCTTTGGCTTTACCTCAtttaaaaatatctaaaatatattcacctaaaattatttttgcgCTAAAATTACCGTCTGTTAACTGTAAATAGTTATTACCCAATGTAATCGCATCAATTGTTCGTTTCTTTTAACGAGAGTCCAACAAGAGAAGAgccaaaatataaatacaccTTCTAGTGAATCGTTTGTGGGAGAGGGTCCTTTGACCAGACAAGCAAACAATACCCATACGCGTTCATCTAGATGACCCCAATGGAAATAAAACGCATactttttgcaacatttgacTGGACCGGCGATAGCAACCCCCACAGCACGAACTGCAGACCGTACCCCATTGTGGAGCATTGGAAGAGTCACGGCGCTTGAAAAGGACATTCGCTGCAAGTGTCGCGAGCGCTTTATGCTGGCTTGGACAATGTCCCCGGCCCCTGCTGGGAACTGCTGACTGCCTCTTGCACATAGTTGATgcatttcattgttttattttgaatatcCTTTGACTGTGCTCGTTTCATTTTCCCTCTCACCGAATGCACGAGTGCATCAGGCATTGTTTTCTGGCCTGATTTTTTGCGGTCGGTGCTTCGCCTAACTTTGGGTCTTGTATCCAAGCGTTATGCATAAATGTCTATAATTTAAACACGAGCATTATGCTTTTCCTGGGCCATACTGCACTGCTTCCTATCTGCTCGATTCCGACTCTTCCCCCTTAGCAAGAGCGAGCTTCAATTCAAATGAGGGGATAACGTGACAGTCGGACAGTGAGACAATTGCATTTCTGTGGCACTCCCATGTGTGTAGGCCAAGTCTGCATCGCTCCACATCGTCTGCCTTGTAATGCTAGCCAACAAATTgacttggccataaattatacGACACTCAGTGGCGTAGAGAGCCAAAGGGTTTCTCGTTTCGGAAAGGAATTTATTCTATTACTGCAACGATTCACCGATTCCCGAAGTAGTACCCCCTTTAAGAGTTTATATTTGACACCTCTGACTTCAGctctgtttctatttctatatAGTGAGTGAACGGCCAAATAGTTGAGTCGTGGTATGTGTGAAACAGTTACACTTTCCCCATggctgacacacacacacacacatggagacTAATTTGGAAAATCAGAATTGTCATATCAACAGATGGAGCCCAGCAGGTACGGAGCACAGAGTGCAGACGAgcattgctgcagctgctcccaGCTCATGGCGCCTTACGTTAATTGCATTGAATCGGGGCAGGTTGAACGCCTTCGTTTCGGATTGGCCCCATTCTCGCACAACCCCACTGCCATCGGTGGTGTAGGACCCTTGACTGAACTGTCTAATATGCTAATTACACTGCAGGCAACAATGCTGAGGGGGCTTTCGCTTCGGTCCCATGCTTTACCTCCTCACTGGCcgtactcgtgtgtgtgtgtgtgggactgCAATGCGTTTGGCTCGTTCATTTTTGCAGGGGATTTGTGCAGATTGAGAGACGTACTTGTCCTTGTATAGGAACGGTCTGCTGCCCACTTGGCCCCTCCCTTGGTCTGTCTCCTCTGTCTGGGTCTAAGCCGCTTTAGTGAAGTGCCATTTATACGAGTTCAAATGTgtttggttgtgtgtttgtgtgtgcgcctccATCGTCCGCTGTTGCCCCTCCCTTGCACTGCGTCTGTCTAATTAATTATACTTTTCAATTGTATCGCAAACAATGAGAATGACATTTGCCTCTCCCATGCCATGCCTCTGTCGCGCTTACCCATTTCAGTTAGCCGCTTTCGAAACTCTTATCtgtgtggcatactttttggcgCTTCTGCCTTTCCACACCGACAACCGAAAGTTTTAACCGACCCcaatgagtgtgtgtgtgtgggtgtgctcaAGAGCGCGGAAGATGGAGagaaatttgcatgcagcGCAGATAAATGTTTGTCAGAGTCGCTTATCGcagttttcctttccttcacCACCACAACGGagtaaaaagaaagaaaatgcaaagtCTCATTGTGAAATTAGTTAAAGTTTACTTTCAGATAGATTAAGCACATTATATTGGAGTTTGCTTAGActggtttgctttttatacTGGTGCATTTATAAATGGTAGATAAGCCACACATTGCGACCATCATCTTCTCAATGATTCGGAAATTCCGTAAATTATTGTTAAAACTCCATTATTCTATTATTTACAGAATGCTTCACCCTAACAAACCAACCCACCCACAACTATAACTGCGCAACTAACTGTTAGGTGTTCATATTTAGTGTCCATTTAAGtacaataaacaaatgttcACTGCATCGGGTATTTACCGCACATCTATATTAGAGATCCCAGCCCCCATCAGCTATTGATGGGCACTTGATTCCCATTCGTGTCCTCGCTTCctctcctctgtctgtctggtgtAACCGAATGCGGTCAATTGTTTGTTATTCGGCAAATATAGGTTTATGCCCAACATCGGTatgataaatgcaaatttgatATGCAATACCGCAGCTGTCAATGATggaataatattttcaatcatttttaaatGCGGCCCCaagccaaataaattaatcgaaaaaccCGAAAATAGGCAGAGCAATTCCGCGatggcagcaaaacaaaattaatgcaaattaaattataccattatatatgtacgagtatttcaaCTACAAAACCATTATTttattgtgtattttttgtgggAAAGGcttttatgtatatgttttaTATCTGTGAATTATTTTCAGTTCATTCCGTTTTCGGCTAATATATGAAGTTttataatttccataattatTGATCATTTTGATTAAATCGTGTTCGGTATTAATTGAAGACCACTCGAATGATTACGATTCACCGATATTTTATTGGCTAATTAAACCGGCCTGCGCTTCACACttaaatttaaagaatttgattttgaacaTGATTTTTACAAGGATAACTTTGAATTTGAGGCTTCATCTCGATCATCAAACTTTAAGTACTTACACTTTTGTCTTTCGTCTTCCCACATACCACGTTATTGATAGAGTTCAATATGCATATCAATACCAAGTCTGCAAATAGATTATTCTTAAGCCAATCGAACCCTTGCAGAACACAGCATTTCCTTCACAGTAGCTGAGacttaattcattttattaaaaccgattctctcttctttttgggACTATGGAAGAGGACAatgccaaagacaaagaatcaaaaaaaaaaaaaaaaaagggaaagaaggAACCATAAGCCAAAGGAAcacaaatgtaaatgaaatcgTGCGTAAAATGCGAACAAAGGGAAATCGGTTGTCGTTCCATCTCTCgtcgcacaacaaaaaatattgcaaaatacACGAGAGCCAATATGTACGAAAATACGAGTCGATATGTACAGACGAGTATATGAATATGGAAATTGATGTATGAGAAAATTGCAAAGGACACGCAAAGTATTTTGTTCTGCCAGATTGAATGATTGAGGATGGGTAGCAAATTGAGAAATTCGAATTgggattctgattctgattgaAGGCTTGGGCGGAATGGCTGGTGGAGTGGCCTGGGGAGAGCTCACACAAAATGGGCTTTGATTTCGGCAGTACAATTGAGCAGTAATAAAATTTCGACTGCCTTTTGCCAACCTGATGGACTTTTTGCCTTCCAGGTACTTTGAGCATTAcaaatttttgctttttcagCTGCTTTGCATAACTAATTGTtgttggcagtggcaacagcctAAGTGGCAGAAGCTGAATCACAATAATTTCCTCCTCAAATTACATATGTTCAATTTCGAAACATTATTGcctgatttgcattttcacttGAAGGCAAAAATTCTAATTCAGTTCTCCGAATCATTTCAGGTGTTCTTTAAGTTATTTATCtcgattatttatttaaatatttatgccttGGTAGTTTTTGCTTATGTGCTccaataaatttatttacgcTAAAAATGCTACAACAAATGAACCAAATGGGTAcaacatgtacatacgtgtCTTCAAACTTCTCAGTTAAACAGCGCCATTAACAGAATCTACAACTATGAGTGCTTGCTTGCTCTTTACCAACTTCCGCACTTTTCAGTAATTTCATTTGGGAAAACATTCTCCCAGCAAACACACTGAATTTGTTTCTCTTCCACTagtctgttttatttttaaggagcgggaattttaattaaaattcgcaACTTCAATTTGCAGAATGTTTTCTTCCGCAGGGTAAgaaattttttttgtggcaaacagtcggtattttttttggcaaattgtcACATAATTTTTCAAGtgtaatttaaaatgcattttcaagtAAATGATGTGCGGCATTTTAATTAGCTCCTCCCCAAGCAAAACTAATTCAATTTGCACTGGCggcagagcaggagagagcgCAAGTACCAGACGCAGAGAAGTTCTAACACAGAAAATTGGCtgcgtttttcttttatttttttggaaaacTGAGAACTTCAAAGACAAGTCAAGATGCTTGGTTCCTTGGCTGGTTGAAACGACTTAACGacttctgctggctggcatacaaattagtttttttctGCTACGAGAGCTGGCGAGAGAGATTGAAAGCGATGTTGAGTAAGGAAAAT
The sequence above is a segment of the Drosophila subobscura isolate 14011-0131.10 chromosome U, UCBerk_Dsub_1.0, whole genome shotgun sequence genome. Coding sequences within it:
- the LOC117900391 gene encoding serine/threonine-protein phosphatase 2A activator, which encodes MNKRMYDVSDPSDQVLHATKLAQNGPRRHVRGLEELDGWVRSQAYNDTIAYISSTSMAIQGIKLNSDYPVSKQILRLCDIFDGLEMLLAESTPKFNSSDTLLESQQTSARAYRTWTRHMQQFVFSILDEALQPECKHINELGQYLRRSFGCSSNLEFGPANELMFLFFLCSLFRAGILVAEDTVAAALLLFHRYIRLVRRLILTYSLSLTKNSRSSMDDYYVMPYIWGAAQLSLDAPFSPMQSELPLTLETHGQDYMLLEIIDHLQKTRGFQLNHSAFQLWCILSAPTWPQVYGGIERSYVSNVLASFETVENAIFCELMSFKSVPAFTMEQRTYLGRRFSEDRKSSMRSQGEMPVAVHKCVSQQPSLFFGFHEKKSTDEESDDEEHNPLWIVQRRNTLEDNSDTSTAVYFRDAKTIKDDLPPPSSSEQSS